The Maylandia zebra isolate NMK-2024a linkage group LG14, Mzebra_GT3a, whole genome shotgun sequence genome includes the window gtgttctcggtggtcaggaacaaatggaatcgcatggcaggatgctgtaaaggGACCAAACTAAAAGGCTTTTAGTGGGTTTTTTCATAGATAACgagataaaacatgctaatgtgtgatgctgcagaaccacgtcatgtcgactgagtagcttttgatttggcattattgcaggcaacccagcatatgaaatggatgtaacaaatccagactgggcaccaacactgcacatggggcaCGACGACAAACCTGTGTCAGACTCGGACCGGCACGCAAGGCGTATGCAAcggaagcgaaaaagagcacccatTGCAGGTAAACACCCCCCCTCTGaaaacatactaaattgctCTTATGGTACACTAatctacggagccccgcagggaacatgggagaaaaaaaaattaagacggacttttgcgagatctcgcaaaacaaactcgggatctcgcaaaacttttagcCTCATTCTTCGGACGCCGGCTCGAAGCcaaccgggaggtcgaggcacgatgtgccgggaaagcggtgttccacccggctgtagtaggtctcgacctcccgttagcttcgagctaacgggaagaatgcggctaaaacttaCAAAAGACCATCTATACACAGTTGTTATCACCAGCTTTGATTCCTATCCCCAGGGCTAGTTTAATCGCCAGGGTTCAGTTCACCAACACTATTAACAGACCAGATCTCCACATTGAAGCACGAGCAGGCTTCAGTTCAGCTGACTGAGCCAACAGGCCCTTTCAGAAGCGACTGGAGTAGAAGGCTATAACAACccacaacagaaaacaaaatgtcaagTTCAAACTTACATGAAATACACTGCACTAAAATTAggtgttaaaacatttatacaCAGTGTTAACTGTATATGCTTTGGAGTATAACCAACATTTACCTTTACATAATATTCATAACCCAGAAATAAAGTAAACAGAGCAGAGCACAGAGGTTCGTTTTGCGTCCCTGTACCGTATGTCTGTCTTCACTGATCCACAAAGTGCCCTTTAGTTGTTTTCCTTGACTATATggtttaaaaacatcaaaatagactaAACAACTAGTCTAAAACTAAGAGACACAGGATAAAGTTGGTGTGAAGGTTTCAGTCTGTGAATGAATCTAAGCACCATCACCTTAACTTTAAATTCATCTCTGTTACCTTCTTTGTGACTGAACTCTGACCGTGAGCACCACAGCCACTGCGCACCAATCACACGCactttaaatccatcacagtaAACCAGTTAGTTtacctcagtttgttttgcagcacaTTTCACAACATGCAAAAGCATAATGTGCCATGTACAGACTCaaaatctgatttaaaaacatgaggaCTGACCTGTAAGCTTTACATTTACAGTTTATCACATACCACTGAGCACTTCTTACCTGTAATTCTAAGccctcttcttccttttctggtTTAAAACATCAAATTAGACTAAACAACTAGTCTAAAACCAAGAGACACTTAAATATTAAGTTAAACCTCTGGGGTCGCCGGACGCGCCGGCGCgtcaaaatcacatgaccaatttaagacgACACAGCTACAAGATGCAGCGATTcagaggctgtatcccaattcagggcctgcagccttaaaggccattttaaggccgattacgtcacagcgacacgacgaaggcctaaaaataaatgtttgtttcagttctatgaagctttgagtattttggattagtagcactgctgtgtttgttgcatcatattgctgtaattgtttatatgctttatatattctgaggtaagttgatctatagtgttacatcatattctataaggatgttatgtgtttgtgtactttctgcccagtttgacccatttagcagaagtcagcttggttccacttgcctcttacccgtgatttcagtggaaatttcaaattcaggatctgacacacactgattcatgtcctacacagttcttgcaagttcatagaaatttctgttcaattagaaccaaatatttgagttgatggttgaaattgttgttttgttgttgttttaatatcGGTCTAGCTGCACGCAGCACGCAattgaaccacatattttagaagccAAAGGTTCAAAATAGTTGGGAGCACCTTCACTTAATTATAACAGTGGCTCTGTTAGGAAAACAGTTCTGTATACCGATACTAAATTGCGTTAAAAAGGGCGACTTGTGGTATTCTCACACTAGACACTAGATAGCTGCTACTACAGTCACACACATATACTGTTGCCTCAGTAGTCAGAGTGGCACAAAGAAAAAGTTTGTGAAATCTTTAGAGTTGGCAAAACTTCTgttttacttatttaaaataataGTGCAATATATACATGCAGTAATTACTCTGCAGTAATTACATCGTTTAAGAAGATGAGCATGTGTTGAATGTGTGCTCATCCATATAAATAAAGGCATACAAAGTCAGCTTACAAAAAAGTTGTGCTCAAGAAATATTGATGGGTATGAATAATGCCCAACAACAACCTTTTTACAGATGGAAGAAATTCAGGACGACTGCTCTCCTGAATAGTAGATGTCCTACAAAGACCATCGCTATGAAACCTACAAAACGTGGTACAATCTTTGCTCATATGTTCATTATAAGAAAAACCCTGAATAAGAAGGGGAAACTGCTGCTctctacataaatatccatatGCAGTGTAGAACGCTAGGTCTGAAGAAGAAACATTGAAACTTAATTTCAGCAGTCACCGCATGATATCAGGAACATCATGGAGGGGCAAGGCCATCATTTCACCAATCAAAGGTAAGCAGAGGTTCGGTGATACACTGacacaaaacagacacaaataactaaaaaaaaaaaattcttatttTCCAAATTCGGGTTTTGAAATGACTAAATGCAAcattaatgtatttaaaaaataaaatgttatgacACAAAAACATTTGTCAGATGGGTGACTAACATTTACAGCCACAGTGTGTCCATTTACTGAGGATGTTCCCTAAGAGGACCATCATCATCAGAGGCATGGTTCCCTATGGAGCACACAAGTGTGTGATTTTAAGACTACTTGCCGAAATCTCTAGTGCAGTACTAAAGTGCTAACATGAATGTTTAACGCTCATTGATGTGTGTTTCAGATTAAGGATCAAGTTTTTGGTGAGCAGATCTCGAGATGTCGCTTTCCACATCCATCCGAGATTCAGGGAAGGAATTGTTGTAAGAAACAGTATGATTGGAGGAAACTGGGgccaggaggagagagaaatgAGCATGAATCCATTTATGGAGGGCCAGTACTTTGATGTAAGTAACATCAGTCACGCAGTCGTAATATCAAGTCCTTATGATGAATTTTAGAAGCAAATTTTAATGTGATTTTGGCAAATTCTAGATAACTTTGTGTGTCAGCATTCAAAAGTTTTCTCTCTGTCCCTCAGATGTCAATTCGTTGTGGGAACCAGAGGTTTAAGGTGTTTGTGAACGGGCAGCACCTGTTTGACTTTTTCCATCGCTGGCAGTCCTTCAATGAGATTGACATGCTGGAGATAGAAGGCGATGTGCAGATCTCCTACATCCACTTCTGATACCACCcattacagaaataaataattttgtgcATCTttcaaaaaatgttatttttttaaataacatattTCAAAAAAATATCTCATCCACAGAGTTTCTTATCTCAGTTTCTTACCTGCTTTGAGATCAGATATCTCAATAAGATCAAATGTCACCTCAGTATCTGCTGTATTGTTTATACCAGTTAACTGAATTAATAAATCATGAATCATTCATGAATTAACTGATTTATTTCTTATGCAAAAtagtgtatatactgtataaaaATTTGTTTACAATTCATTACAGTGTCAATATAAGGCAGTTATAGTACAATTTTCTCCCAAttcaaaaaaacacaacaggaaaAATCGCAGtcgacacacacatgcactgtaATGCAAAATACTGGCTCTGTGAAGGCACTTGGTAAAATCATGAAATTTAAGGCTTTGAATGTAAGATGGAGTTTCAGTTTTTGCTGGAATACAGTTGGAAGCTCATTTTTGGACCAAAATACTCCAAAGACACAGATATAAAACAGGAGACATATGTGCATTCAAAGTGGTATAGCATCTGAACATGGAAATTTAAACCAGTACCTCAGCCTCAGCACCACTGTTTGTGGTTCAGAAACAATGTGGTACTCCCACTGAGTCTACAGTACCAAAGCTATTACAAGAAATGTACACTTTTAACAAGAAATTTCCATAATGCTACTAGTATAACATACTATTTTATATACAAGTACCTTTGATGTAtacaactaagaaacacagcgCCTCACTGACATTTTTTCTCATCCTGAAATGTGTGCCAGATTATTGTCAAGGCCATTCCAATGACAAAATTATAAACTAAtgcaaatacataaaaaataagtGCATACTGCTGTGTCTTTCTCTTGGATTCTGCTATGTACAGCGCCAAACAAGTGGCAGGATGATGTCACATGACGAGGTTAGTGATGTTTTCCAGTCTCCCAGACTCTTCCCATCAACAGAAAATACTGCAAATGTGTCATGTTCTCTCAGGTTTGTTTTCTGCTACTAAGAATAGGAAATAActgaaatacaacaaaaaaccccaaacaaaaagGATACACacattataaacacacacagatacaaaaacattagtgcAAGTTGTAGAAATACAAAaatcagcatttaaaaaaaagtgtaataacACTGTGCTTGACATAAAAAAGTAAAGGTAAAGAGTTTATCCCATCAATTGTCATGGATAATGGATTCGTTTCCTACATCCATCCACCTGTACCTTGAATCATCTCTGTCCTCCTGATTTGACTAGTACGTCTGTCCCTCTAGAAAATCCTCAGATTCCTGAGTTATAGCAAAGATATATACATACGTGAATCAGGACATGCACATGTAACAACTGTCAGTGAGGAAAGACTTGCTTTGTTCACACTATGAATCGCTCAGTGTACTTGATGCACAACCAACAGTAAAAACCCTGGGGAAGATACAAGACTTTGTTACAGCGGCACACCGGGCTCCGATGCAAATCCTGTATTATTACTATGTTTTTTAATGAAGTACCTTTACTTTTATttgcaatttattttttattttttttaaagatgtataTTTGGAATAAATCCTTAGATGGAGTGCAGCCAACACTGTGCAACTGTTGGTTGCACTCCATGGTGGAGGTTGAGCATCATGCACAACCTCCTCCATGAAGTTCATATTTTGACACTTTTGACAATTTGTAAGATAATGAAAAATAGGGTCCAGTTAAGGCAATCAAGCAAGGCATTCTGAACCTCTTCATAAACTTTCTTACTGTAGGTATTAACATAACCTTAAAAACAACAAGTTTTCTGATCAGATAATTCACCTTGTGTAAAACAGGCTCTGCTGGTTCTTTGTTCCAAGAATGAGTGGACTTTCTGCTTCAAAAAATGTTTCCTTGGGTGTGACAGGTCCTCCATACAAGTGCTGACTCACTGTAAAGTTCAAGCTTTTGGGTTTAGTCTGGCAGTGTCTGAGCTGGTTTTACCAagaggtttatttattttgttttttttagcttaaTTACTCTTTTGCATTCAGGTAGTTAAACAGAAATGGTGTGTTACGGCTAAAGCAAAAGGGAATTCATTTCACTGATtctgctgcagtgtgtgtggCATTGTAACATGTAATGtacacctcttcaccctcttaTTGGTAAGGGTGTACCCAGCTGCTACAGCAAATGTAATTTTACACTCACTTGGCTCTGGATAGTGTAATAAAACTTCATAAGACAAGGTTGGCTTATAAGGCGTTTTTTCAACCCGTCATCTTATAAGAAAGgggttgaaaataaaatatcagtCCTTCACGTCCTTGGAATGAATTTGGCTGCTTGTTTATGAGTACGTCTGTGCAAACTATATATAGAGAGCCACATAAGGTTTCTTCTTGCTGTTAGAAGGAATCAGCGACGGGCTGGATTATGTTCTTTGTACTTGAACTGGGATAGCACACTTTGGCAGTGACCAGTCTTGTCATTTTTAGGCAGTGAGTCTGTCACTGCCAGGGCATTTTCTTGGATCCATTCCTGTCCTCGAGCAGCTCAACAGTTGGAGTGCGATTGGGAGTGGAGTGGCATGATGACTGTAGAGGCAATGTGGCTGTGGAGGATGATACTGGCATGTCCAGGCTCTCCATGGAGTCAGAAAGGGTTCGGTTGGTTTCGTGCTGTGGACAGAGGACATAACGGTTGGGGTGGTGGACCTCCACTGTGGTCACAGACTCCAGGCCTTTCAAGCAGAGAGGGGATGAGCGTCCAGTGGGGTCACGACCACCAACGGCTCCGAGCTCCATGGAGGACTCGTCCATGTTCACGTATAGAATCTCATCTGGATCTTGTGGGTCTGGCAGATCCTCAAGGGCTTTTTCGAGCTCACAGCGCAGTGACTCGAATGATGGACGATCTTTTGGGCTCAGCAGCCAGCAGGAGAACATCAGGGAATAGCTGGAGGAGACAAAAGAATGTTAGTGGAGAATGTACTGTTAGCATGATAACAGTGAACAGTGACATTTAATATCCCATGGTGACCAAATGTTTTTATAGAAATAAGCAGTTCTGCATTTCTATGTAATTTATTTTCCTGGACAATACTTTTAAATATCGGATAATTTCTAATAATAAGCTCTATATTTCCCACTTGATCTTAAAAGGTCCGTTTGGCTCATGTTAAATTTTGGTTTATATTTTAATACATTCCGTGTTTAAAATCCTCTTTTTTCCTCACTTCAGTTTTCTGTGCAATTATGTATAATGTCAGTGTGACTGCTGTAAAAGCAGAAAGACTGGAGAAGTCTTTAAGCGTGTAGCCTTGGTTGAGTTATGGAAACAAGGTACTTCtattggagattatgtatcggaatttctggagcgggaccacgcctccaaacacgctccttccggttgtcatctatataggttcccccagttctgcaagctgttcattctcgttcacgtgccccaccctccctccctccttgttctcaattctttaacttcttcatttcTATGTAGtgcatggggatctgccaggccccttcgaggccttccccaaaccacagctcaattcatgtcaaaacattcacttttacctactaaaacgctgtcaaacctaaaatgaggacgtgggcccagctagtgaaatgaaaagggaaaagattTCATTATCAGCAAAGTGTTTTTTATCAAGGATACTCACATGCTGTCCAGACAGTCTGGAGGCTGCTTGAGACGGTTTCCTTGTCTCAAATAATCATAAATCTCACTATTTTCGACCCCAGGGTATGGCGTCTGACCCCGAGTGGCGATTTCCCACATGGTGACTCCAAATGACCACTAAGAGGGAGCAAGAGAAAGATGGAGAGGCGTACAGggaaataaagagagagagggcgaggaAGGGTTTAGCATGAATTCCTGTAGACTTTACACACCTTGTCACACATTAGTGAAACATGAGTCTACACTGGTCAAACACTGGCTATGGAAAAATATCACAGTCATGTTTGTCTTGGATTTTTGGACATCCTGCTTTATGAACAAGCACTAAAGAATGCAGATCATTTTAAGTGCTGCACTGTATAAACACAACTGCACATGTGCATGGACACTTAGGCCCTTAAAAATACTGTATATGTCATTAGCTTACCAGCTGCTAAAGTTGATATCACTCACAGATGTTGGTCAGGACATATTTATGCATATTTATACTGACATTTACAGATATTTTGGTAAATAATTTT containing:
- the LOC106676043 gene encoding galectin-4-like, translating into MEGQGHHFTNQRLRIKFLVSRSRDVAFHIHPRFREGIVVRNSMIGGNWGQEEREMSMNPFMEGQYFDMSIRCGNQRFKVFVNGQHLFDFFHRWQSFNEIDMLEIEGDVQISYIHF